In Candidatus Contubernalis alkalaceticus, the following proteins share a genomic window:
- a CDS encoding precorrin-2 dehydrogenase/sirohydrochlorin ferrochelatase family protein: protein MEGFYPINLKVKKRKVLIVGGGKVAFRKVKNLLSYGAHILVVSPRVLPEIESMAVDGLIKLFQVKYNRTYLEGCCLVIGATDDREVNEKIAQDAQNAGIPVNIVDIPSLCTFLVPAVLRRGSLTISVSTEGKSPAMSGRIKKGLENSYGEEFSLLLDYLGGLRKKILQEVDDPGIRRKIFMEMSDPELVKLVQEKDLSRLEEKCREIINKNQGFIMEDL from the coding sequence ATGGAAGGGTTTTACCCTATAAACTTAAAAGTAAAAAAAAGAAAAGTCTTAATCGTTGGGGGCGGAAAGGTGGCTTTTAGGAAAGTGAAAAATTTGCTCTCCTATGGGGCACATATTCTGGTGGTAAGCCCAAGGGTGCTGCCGGAGATAGAAAGTATGGCTGTGGATGGGCTTATAAAGCTTTTTCAGGTAAAATACAACCGTACTTATCTGGAAGGCTGCTGTCTGGTGATTGGAGCTACCGATGACCGGGAGGTAAACGAAAAGATAGCTCAAGATGCGCAAAATGCCGGTATTCCTGTAAACATTGTGGACATTCCTTCCCTGTGCACCTTTCTGGTGCCGGCAGTTTTACGAAGGGGCTCTCTAACCATCAGTGTATCCACAGAGGGAAAAAGCCCGGCAATGTCTGGCAGGATTAAAAAAGGTTTGGAAAACAGTTATGGTGAGGAATTTAGCCTGCTTCTGGATTATCTGGGGGGCTTGAGGAAAAAAATTCTTCAGGAGGTTGATGACCCAGGAATTCGCCGGAAAATATTTATGGAAATGTCTGACCCGGAACTGGTAAAACTGGTTCAGGAGAAGGATTTGAGCCGGCTGGAGGAGAAGTGCAGGGAAATTATAAATAAAAATCAAGGTTTTATCATGGAGGATTTATGA
- the hemB gene encoding porphobilinogen synthase, which yields MYFPENRPRRLRVSSSLRQMVRETVVTVEDLIYPLFVVHGRGVKETIPSMPGVFRYSVDCLLEEVREVSALGIKAVLLFGIPAYKDDRGSSAYDPQEVVQRAVKKLKRAFPDLLVITDVCLCEYTSHGHCGLIEEGQILNDATLDLLAETALSHARCGADIVAPSDMMDGRVGAIRESLDREGYQSVNIMSYSVKYASHFYGPFRDAAGSAPSFGDRRTYQMDSANAREALREVQQDESEGADIIMVKPALAYLDIIQKVREETLLPVAAYNVSGEYSMVKAAQEKGWLDGQDIMVEILTSIKRAGADMIITYFARDMAHLLNK from the coding sequence ATGTACTTTCCTGAAAATAGGCCCCGACGCCTGAGGGTTTCTTCCAGCTTACGGCAGATGGTAAGGGAGACAGTGGTTACTGTGGAGGATTTGATATATCCTTTGTTTGTTGTCCACGGCAGGGGGGTGAAGGAGACCATTCCCTCTATGCCGGGGGTATTTAGATATTCTGTGGATTGTCTTTTGGAGGAGGTAAGGGAAGTGTCTGCCTTGGGCATAAAAGCAGTGCTTCTTTTCGGTATTCCTGCTTATAAGGATGACAGGGGATCTTCAGCTTATGATCCTCAGGAGGTGGTCCAAAGGGCAGTAAAAAAGTTAAAAAGAGCTTTCCCAGATTTGTTGGTTATTACTGATGTCTGTCTTTGTGAATATACCAGTCATGGCCACTGCGGCCTGATAGAAGAGGGCCAGATATTAAACGATGCCACTTTGGACCTGTTGGCAGAGACGGCTCTGTCCCATGCCAGGTGTGGGGCGGATATTGTGGCCCCCTCAGATATGATGGATGGCAGGGTGGGGGCTATCAGGGAGAGTTTGGATAGGGAGGGATACCAGTCTGTAAACATCATGTCTTACAGCGTGAAATATGCTTCTCATTTTTATGGTCCTTTTCGGGATGCTGCTGGTTCAGCCCCCTCATTTGGGGACCGGAGAACCTATCAAATGGATTCGGCCAATGCCCGGGAAGCCTTGAGGGAGGTTCAGCAGGATGAGTCTGAGGGAGCTGATATTATCATGGTAAAACCAGCTCTGGCCTATCTTGATATCATACAAAAGGTAAGAGAAGAAACTCTGCTGCCGGTAGCTGCTTACAATGTCAGTGGGGAGTATTCCATGGTTAAAGCAGCCCAGGAGAAAGGTTGGCTTGATGGACAAGATATTATGGTGGAAATATTAACTTCAATCAAAAGGGCCGGAGCGGATATGATTATTACCTATTTTGCCAGGGACATGGCCCACCTTCTTAACAAGTAA
- a CDS encoding heme lyase CcmF/NrfE family subunit: MIGSYAIYAAFFFALCAVLIYGGVFFFKREEFLPYARGVYYLKTAAVTAASSYLLWGLLTHQFKYFYVYYHSSTDLPLEYLISAFWAGQEGTFLLWVLLAAVFGLFIIRWEKEYESPVMFFLLVGQAFLLLFLLLYNPFRIMPGIPLEGVGLNPLLKDPWMVIHPPIIFVGYAALLLPCAYAFGGLWKKDYQEWASRALPWALTGWLFLGAGIIIGGYWAYRTLGWGGYWGWDPVENASLVPWLTCTALIHGILLQRARFLSYRSNLFFAYITFVLVIYATFLTRSGILADFSVHAFGETGLNAYMLAFMLFYFLVGTVLMLFRWRDIPGLDPGEKWYSKVSTFSYTAILLSISAVLITVGTSSPILTGLLGDPASVDISFYNLTNAPIVVLLALVLALCPLLGWKDEDLSGIKRKMRGPMLFTLAGLIVSIALGVYSPLKLAFIGASLLALGTNALAFLPAVKRGLKNSGGYLAHLGLALMFIGILTSSALSHSHIISLKQGETVEALDYHFTLITNTVVDEKEAFEIQVEKGGRTWTATPKIYLAGSEPRLMREPHILRGLSRDLYLSPLEERLEFPGETVTMIKGEKVEVGEYLIDFEGFDFDSHEGGSKIQIGVVLNIVKGNLEERVVPTLKSTEDGVKPGAKDLPGGIDEVLVEALDASEGMVRFRVAPKDSPPPEELLVIEVSRKPLVSVLVIGSVLLMAGTALAAWRRFSVYFRG, from the coding sequence TTGATAGGTAGTTATGCAATATACGCAGCATTTTTCTTTGCTCTGTGCGCAGTTCTGATTTACGGGGGCGTATTTTTCTTTAAACGGGAGGAATTTCTTCCCTATGCCCGAGGCGTGTACTATTTAAAAACAGCAGCCGTTACTGCTGCTTCCTCATATCTTTTATGGGGATTATTAACGCATCAATTTAAGTATTTTTATGTTTATTATCACAGCAGCACTGACCTCCCCCTGGAATATTTAATTTCGGCATTCTGGGCCGGGCAGGAGGGGACTTTTCTCCTTTGGGTTCTTTTGGCTGCTGTTTTTGGCCTTTTTATTATTCGCTGGGAAAAAGAATACGAGAGTCCGGTGATGTTTTTTCTCCTGGTGGGACAGGCATTTCTTTTGCTATTTTTACTATTATACAATCCTTTTCGGATTATGCCGGGAATTCCTCTGGAGGGAGTCGGCCTTAACCCTCTCTTGAAAGATCCCTGGATGGTTATCCACCCTCCCATAATTTTCGTGGGTTATGCGGCCCTGCTCCTTCCCTGTGCGTATGCTTTTGGGGGGCTTTGGAAAAAGGATTACCAGGAGTGGGCTTCCCGGGCTCTTCCCTGGGCTTTGACCGGATGGCTGTTTTTAGGGGCAGGGATTATTATCGGTGGCTACTGGGCGTATCGAACCCTGGGTTGGGGTGGTTACTGGGGATGGGACCCGGTGGAGAACGCCTCCCTTGTGCCCTGGTTGACTTGTACTGCCCTGATACACGGGATTTTACTGCAGAGAGCCCGATTCTTAAGTTATCGTTCAAACCTGTTTTTTGCTTATATTACTTTTGTGCTGGTTATCTATGCTACCTTCCTTACCCGAAGCGGTATACTGGCAGACTTTTCAGTTCATGCCTTTGGGGAAACGGGATTGAATGCTTATATGCTGGCCTTTATGCTGTTTTATTTCCTGGTGGGGACAGTTCTTATGCTGTTCCGTTGGCGGGATATTCCCGGCCTTGATCCAGGGGAAAAGTGGTATTCCAAGGTGTCCACCTTTTCATATACTGCCATATTACTTTCTATTTCGGCGGTATTAATTACCGTGGGGACTTCATCTCCTATTTTGACAGGATTGTTGGGGGATCCCGCCAGCGTAGATATTTCTTTTTATAATCTAACCAATGCTCCTATTGTGGTTCTGTTAGCCTTGGTTCTGGCATTATGTCCCTTGTTGGGATGGAAAGATGAGGATCTCTCGGGGATTAAGCGTAAGATGAGAGGTCCAATGCTCTTTACATTGGCAGGACTGATAGTATCTATTGCCCTGGGGGTTTACTCTCCTCTTAAACTGGCTTTTATAGGCGCTTCCTTGTTGGCCCTGGGAACTAATGCCCTTGCCTTTTTACCGGCTGTCAAAAGGGGACTGAAGAACAGCGGTGGCTATTTGGCCCATTTAGGCCTGGCTTTGATGTTCATTGGCATTTTAACATCCTCTGCATTAAGTCACAGTCATATCATATCTCTGAAGCAGGGGGAGACGGTGGAGGCCCTGGATTATCATTTCACTCTTATAACTAATACTGTGGTGGATGAAAAGGAAGCCTTTGAGATTCAGGTGGAAAAAGGCGGTCGCACATGGACCGCTACTCCTAAGATCTATTTGGCTGGGAGTGAACCCCGTTTAATGAGGGAGCCCCATATACTTCGGGGATTAAGCCGGGACCTGTATTTGAGTCCCCTGGAGGAAAGGCTGGAGTTTCCTGGGGAGACGGTAACTATGATTAAAGGGGAAAAAGTGGAGGTTGGAGAATATTTAATAGATTTTGAGGGGTTTGATTTTGATTCCCATGAAGGTGGGAGTAAAATACAGATAGGGGTAGTGTTAAATATTGTTAAGGGAAACCTGGAGGAGAGGGTAGTACCTACACTGAAGAGCACGGAAGATGGAGTAAAACCTGGGGCTAAAGACCTGCCTGGAGGGATAGATGAGGTTTTGGTAGAAGCCCTGGATGCCAGCGAAGGAATGGTTAGATTTAGGGTAGCGCCCAAAGACAGCCCACCTCCGGAAGAATTGTTAGTGATTGAGGTAAGCCGCAAACCACTGGTTTCAGTTCTAGTTATTGGTTCCGTGCTGCTTATGGCAGGTACCGCCCTGGCGGCCTGGAGAAGATTTTCTGTGTATTTCAGGGGTTAA
- the hemA gene encoding glutamyl-tRNA reductase: MQNEIVVLGINHRTAPVEIREKLSFTEKELDQALSFSSEKDELEETVIISTCNRTEIYCAGAGLKKNSDAVVSFLTDFKGIREEKMKDCFYLYQGQEAVEHLFNVAAGLDSMVLGETQILGQVKEAYQKSMEKQRVDTIFHALFRQALVVGKRVHRETAINDHPASVSYVAVSLANQIFPVLKHQKVMVVGAGEMAQLTIKHLCDEGVKDLVVVNRSIQQAGKLVELFGGRVEDYNRLLQIIPQADIVISSTSAPHFILNKEKMTRVMEQRNHKKIFLIDIAVPRDIAPDVREIPGVNLYNMDDLQAVLENNMKERKLAAKQAEKVISQETEDFQNWLNTRRVVPLITALRARAEDIRREQLESALEKLNGLSEKEKKTVERLSKNIMNDLLRIPVLRLKEKAAEKDVEGCIASLCELFSLDIEGEQGEKEKKSDRGF; this comes from the coding sequence ATGCAGAATGAAATTGTGGTTCTGGGAATAAACCACCGGACGGCCCCGGTAGAGATCAGGGAAAAGCTTTCTTTCACCGAAAAAGAACTGGATCAGGCTTTATCCTTTAGCAGTGAAAAAGACGAACTGGAGGAGACAGTAATTATCTCCACCTGTAACCGTACAGAAATTTACTGTGCGGGAGCGGGCTTGAAAAAAAACAGTGATGCTGTGGTGAGTTTCCTTACGGATTTTAAAGGTATCCGGGAAGAAAAAATGAAAGACTGTTTTTACTTGTATCAGGGGCAGGAGGCGGTGGAACATCTTTTCAATGTAGCTGCCGGCCTGGATTCTATGGTGTTGGGGGAGACTCAGATTCTAGGACAGGTAAAGGAAGCCTATCAGAAAAGCATGGAGAAGCAGAGGGTTGATACAATATTTCATGCCCTTTTTAGGCAGGCACTGGTGGTAGGGAAAAGGGTACATCGAGAGACGGCTATTAATGATCATCCGGCGTCGGTGAGTTACGTGGCGGTAAGCCTGGCTAACCAGATTTTCCCGGTGCTGAAGCATCAGAAGGTTATGGTGGTGGGTGCAGGTGAGATGGCGCAGTTGACTATTAAACATCTGTGCGACGAAGGGGTTAAGGATCTGGTGGTGGTTAACCGCAGTATTCAACAGGCGGGAAAGCTGGTTGAATTGTTCGGGGGACGGGTTGAGGATTACAACCGCTTGTTACAGATTATACCCCAGGCAGATATAGTAATTAGTTCTACCAGTGCACCCCACTTTATTTTGAACAAGGAAAAAATGACCAGGGTGATGGAACAGCGAAATCATAAAAAAATCTTTCTTATAGATATTGCGGTTCCCCGGGACATTGCCCCTGATGTTCGGGAAATTCCAGGAGTTAACCTTTATAATATGGATGATCTCCAGGCGGTTTTGGAAAACAACATGAAAGAAAGAAAGTTGGCGGCAAAACAAGCGGAAAAGGTCATTTCCCAGGAGACAGAAGATTTTCAAAATTGGCTGAACACCCGCAGGGTAGTTCCGTTGATTACGGCTCTGAGGGCTCGGGCGGAGGACATTCGCAGGGAGCAGTTGGAAAGTGCCCTGGAAAAACTTAATGGACTCTCCGAGAAGGAAAAAAAGACGGTGGAGCGGCTTTCTAAAAATATTATGAATGACCTTTTACGGATTCCGGTGCTCCGATTGAAAGAAAAGGCTGCGGAAAAAGATGTGGAAGGCTGTATTGCCAGCCTTTGTGAATTATTCAGCCTGGATATTGAGGGAGAACAAGGGGAAAAAGAAAAAAAGTCAGACAGGGGTTTTTAG
- a CDS encoding cytochrome c maturation protein CcmE domain-containing protein — MKPKFYIGIVVIIAFSIFAFGAFQSSVTPYVTFSESFDSVRNVQVMGYFTGGEARYDLEKGYLEFELEDVEGTRVWINFHGAKPANFENAESVVVVGKYDGILEVFQAEDILVKCPSKYEGG, encoded by the coding sequence ATGAAACCAAAGTTCTATATAGGTATTGTTGTAATTATTGCTTTTTCTATATTTGCCTTTGGTGCCTTCCAGTCTTCGGTAACCCCTTATGTCACCTTTAGTGAATCCTTTGATTCTGTCAGGAATGTTCAGGTCATGGGATATTTTACCGGAGGAGAGGCTCGTTATGACCTGGAAAAGGGGTACCTGGAATTTGAACTGGAGGACGTTGAGGGAACCCGGGTTTGGATTAATTTCCATGGGGCCAAGCCTGCCAATTTTGAAAATGCTGAAAGTGTCGTGGTGGTAGGGAAATACGACGGTATTCTTGAAGTTTTTCAGGCGGAAGATATTCTGGTGAAATGTCCCTCAAAATATGAAGGAGGTTAG
- the hemC gene encoding hydroxymethylbilane synthase → MKTIVIGTRGSNLARAQANFIMERLKNHYPDLGCEIKIIQTTGDKFLTESFDKMEGKGVFVKEIESALLEREIDIAVHSMKDLPTEEHPDLVLAAITEREDPRDVLVSHKDYWLATLPKEALIGTSSIRRRSQLLHFRPDLKFEPIRGNVNTRLGKMRDQGMDGVILAYAGLKRLGLEDQAREIIPFNICMPAVGQGALGIQLRKDDEEAVKLVSFLNHFSTACTVTAERSMLKTLGGGCQVPIGAFGELKGTEVKLSGLVASPDGKFVLKDSLTGPLTQAAFVGRHLARRLLKKGADKLLKSNRC, encoded by the coding sequence ATGAAAACAATAGTAATCGGTACCCGGGGCAGTAATTTGGCCCGGGCGCAGGCTAACTTTATTATGGAGCGTTTAAAGAATCATTATCCTGATCTGGGTTGTGAGATTAAGATTATTCAGACCACCGGGGATAAATTTCTTACGGAATCCTTTGATAAAATGGAGGGCAAGGGAGTCTTTGTCAAGGAAATTGAAAGTGCCCTGTTGGAAAGGGAAATTGACATTGCTGTTCACAGCATGAAGGATCTTCCAACGGAGGAACACCCGGATCTGGTGTTGGCGGCCATAACGGAGAGGGAGGATCCCCGGGATGTGTTGGTGTCTCATAAAGACTACTGGCTGGCCACACTGCCCAAAGAGGCATTAATTGGTACCAGCAGTATCCGCCGCCGGTCACAACTTCTTCACTTTCGCCCGGACTTAAAATTTGAACCCATTCGGGGGAATGTAAATACCCGTTTAGGAAAGATGAGGGACCAGGGGATGGATGGTGTAATTTTAGCCTATGCCGGTTTAAAACGTCTGGGTTTGGAGGACCAGGCCCGGGAAATTATTCCTTTTAATATTTGTATGCCTGCCGTGGGCCAAGGAGCCCTGGGCATTCAGTTGAGGAAAGATGATGAAGAGGCCGTAAAACTGGTTTCATTTTTGAATCATTTTTCTACAGCCTGCACGGTTACAGCAGAAAGGTCAATGCTGAAAACTTTAGGGGGAGGGTGTCAAGTCCCCATAGGTGCTTTTGGAGAGCTTAAGGGTACGGAGGTTAAACTTTCGGGATTGGTAGCTTCCCCTGACGGAAAATTTGTCTTAAAGGATTCTTTGACAGGGCCTTTGACCCAGGCGGCTTTTGTGGGGCGGCATTTGGCCCGAAGGCTTTTAAAAAAAGGAGCAGATAAGCTCCTTAAAAGTAATCGATGTTAA
- a CDS encoding cytochrome c biogenesis protein: MIWKIIVGLWMSVVIVASFLYAPPALELGEVSRIIFYHVPLAWVAVLAYLVSMVNAVQYLRTGSMELDRRTAFNAEIGTVFALLATVTGAVFAKNTWGAYWNWDPRQTSIFVLLLIYAAYFALRSAVEEEGQRARLSSVYAIIAFLTVPFLVFIIPRVYATLHPDPIINVEGSMNMNTQMLQVFLASLAGFTGIYFWIYSLQNRIIKLQEKFKRKKI; the protein is encoded by the coding sequence TTGATTTGGAAGATTATCGTAGGGTTGTGGATGTCTGTGGTGATTGTGGCTTCATTTTTATATGCCCCTCCGGCTTTGGAGTTGGGAGAAGTGTCACGAATTATTTTTTATCATGTTCCGTTGGCCTGGGTAGCCGTTTTAGCGTATCTGGTGTCCATGGTAAATGCTGTTCAGTATCTGCGGACAGGCAGTATGGAACTTGACCGGCGAACCGCCTTCAATGCAGAAATAGGAACTGTTTTTGCGCTGTTGGCTACGGTTACCGGAGCGGTTTTTGCGAAAAATACCTGGGGTGCTTATTGGAACTGGGATCCCCGGCAGACCTCAATATTTGTCTTACTATTAATCTATGCAGCGTATTTTGCTCTCCGTTCAGCGGTGGAAGAAGAGGGACAGCGGGCCAGGCTTTCGTCGGTGTATGCCATTATCGCTTTTTTGACGGTGCCCTTTTTGGTGTTTATTATTCCCAGAGTTTATGCTACCCTACATCCGGATCCCATAATTAATGTAGAGGGCAGTATGAATATGAACACTCAAATGCTTCAGGTCTTCCTGGCCTCTCTGGCGGGTTTTACGGGGATCTATTTTTGGATATACAGTCTGCAAAATCGAATTATTAAACTACAGGAAAAATTTAAGAGAAAAAAAATTTAA
- a CDS encoding heme exporter protein CcmB, which produces MVIRFFNWIKQAYALLGKDVRVEFRTKYALNSFLMFALTTLVLVSFAVGPYILDEILHSALIWIIIFFSAMAGLARSFVSEQEKGTVYALKLSAIPETVYFGKFIYNFVLLFFVMIIVIPSYIFFLSPPVGNPGLLILVLLLGGLGLAATTTILAAMVSQANVKGNLLPVLAFPVLLPLLISAINGTRLALEGFPLGEARAELQILFSFFMIMITVSLMLFSFVWED; this is translated from the coding sequence ATGGTGATCAGATTCTTCAACTGGATTAAGCAGGCATATGCACTGCTGGGGAAGGACGTTAGGGTAGAATTTCGCACTAAATATGCCCTGAATTCCTTTTTAATGTTTGCTCTAACTACTCTGGTTTTAGTAAGTTTTGCAGTGGGCCCATATATCTTAGATGAGATACTGCATTCAGCATTGATTTGGATTATTATATTTTTCTCTGCCATGGCAGGACTGGCCAGGTCTTTTGTAAGCGAGCAGGAAAAGGGGACAGTATATGCTCTAAAGCTTTCTGCAATTCCTGAAACCGTTTATTTTGGAAAATTTATTTATAATTTTGTTCTTCTTTTTTTCGTAATGATTATTGTAATTCCATCATATATTTTTTTTCTCAGCCCACCGGTAGGTAATCCTGGCCTGCTTATTCTAGTTCTGTTACTGGGGGGCCTGGGACTGGCCGCTACCACTACAATTTTGGCGGCCATGGTTTCTCAAGCAAATGTGAAAGGTAATTTGCTGCCGGTTTTGGCCTTTCCTGTCCTTTTGCCTCTGTTGATTTCAGCCATTAACGGTACCCGGTTGGCTCTGGAGGGGTTCCCTCTGGGGGAGGCCCGGGCTGAACTGCAAATTTTGTTTTCCTTTTTTATGATTATGATTACTGTTTCTTTAATGCTGTTTAGTTTTGTATGGGAGGACTAA
- the cobA gene encoding uroporphyrinogen-III C-methyltransferase yields the protein MNKGTVYLVGAGPGDPRLITLRALECIRGAEVLVYDRLVNPGILDFASDGAEKIFVGKRSGMHALPQEKINLLLAEKALENKIVVRLKGGDPFVFGRGGEEAELLVEKGVPFEIVPGITSAVAVPAYAGIPVTHRDFVSAFSVITGHEEEKESSALDWDKLAKSEDTLIFLMGMKNLSLNVQSLLARGKPPETPVALIRWGTLAKQEVLQGTLENIVSLVEESGFKPPAVTIMGRVVGLRDKLKWWEKKPLMGRSVVITRPRHLQKSFREKILDLGGDPIYFPTVEVISPPDNVELDRCLEHISEYGWIIFTSIHGVQYFFQRMREKDIDFRDLKGVKLAAIGPKTREAVEALGIKVEFQPGEYRAEAIAQGMRGFLTPGEKILLPRADLARPELAEALKQMGMQITEVTAYCNILPRVEVDFPLEDLLNRREKPVITFTSSSTVTNFFRLLGEERGKLLADRALLASIGPITSETIRSYGKNVDIEASTYTMEGLLEAILKYMLEIS from the coding sequence ATGAATAAAGGAACAGTTTACCTGGTAGGCGCAGGACCGGGAGACCCCCGTTTAATTACTTTAAGAGCTTTAGAATGTATTAGGGGAGCTGAGGTTTTGGTTTATGACCGTCTGGTCAACCCGGGCATTTTAGATTTTGCCTCCGATGGGGCGGAAAAAATATTCGTGGGTAAAAGGTCTGGGATGCATGCCCTTCCCCAGGAGAAAATTAATCTACTACTGGCGGAAAAAGCGTTAGAGAATAAAATTGTAGTTCGATTAAAAGGGGGTGACCCCTTTGTATTCGGGCGTGGGGGGGAAGAGGCCGAGCTTTTAGTGGAAAAGGGAGTACCTTTTGAGATTGTCCCGGGCATTACTTCCGCAGTAGCGGTGCCGGCTTATGCCGGTATTCCCGTAACTCATCGTGATTTTGTTTCCGCTTTTTCGGTGATTACCGGACATGAAGAGGAAAAAGAATCTTCAGCTCTGGATTGGGACAAACTGGCTAAATCTGAGGATACCTTAATTTTTCTGATGGGTATGAAAAACCTTTCCTTAAATGTTCAAAGCCTGCTTGCCCGGGGAAAGCCTCCGGAGACACCGGTAGCTCTAATTCGATGGGGTACTCTGGCTAAACAGGAGGTGCTGCAGGGCACCCTGGAGAATATCGTTTCTTTGGTAGAAGAAAGTGGTTTTAAGCCCCCGGCGGTGACCATAATGGGTAGGGTAGTGGGTCTTAGGGATAAATTGAAGTGGTGGGAGAAAAAGCCGTTAATGGGCAGGTCTGTTGTGATTACCCGGCCCCGTCACCTGCAAAAGTCTTTCCGAGAAAAAATACTGGACCTGGGGGGAGATCCGATATACTTTCCCACGGTGGAAGTGATTTCACCTCCGGACAACGTAGAACTGGATAGGTGCCTTGAACACATTAGTGAATATGGTTGGATAATTTTTACCAGCATCCATGGGGTACAATACTTTTTCCAACGTATGCGGGAAAAAGATATTGATTTTAGAGATTTGAAAGGGGTCAAGCTGGCAGCCATTGGGCCAAAAACCCGGGAGGCGGTAGAAGCCCTGGGGATTAAAGTAGAATTCCAGCCCGGTGAATACCGGGCGGAGGCCATTGCCCAAGGGATGAGGGGGTTTTTGACTCCGGGAGAAAAAATTCTGCTTCCCCGGGCGGATTTGGCTCGTCCGGAACTGGCGGAGGCATTGAAGCAGATGGGGATGCAAATAACTGAAGTGACGGCCTATTGCAATATCCTTCCCCGAGTAGAAGTTGATTTTCCCTTAGAAGACCTGTTGAATCGAAGGGAAAAACCGGTGATTACTTTTACCAGTTCTTCTACGGTTACAAATTTTTTCCGGCTTTTAGGGGAAGAACGGGGAAAATTGCTGGCAGACAGAGCTTTACTGGCCAGCATTGGCCCTATAACCAGCGAAACTATCAGGTCCTATGGAAAAAATGTAGACATTGAGGCCTCAACTTATACCATGGAGGGTCTGCTGGAGGCTATTTTAAAATACATGCTGGAGATTAGTTAG
- a CDS encoding CcmD family protein, with translation MSDLYVVMVVTLLSWIGIFLYLLKMDLKVRELEKK, from the coding sequence ATGTCTGATCTCTATGTAGTAATGGTGGTTACGCTTTTATCCTGGATTGGCATATTTCTTTATCTGTTAAAAATGGATTTAAAAGTTCGGGAGTTGGAAAAGAAATGA
- the nirJ1 gene encoding putative heme d1 biosynthesis radical SAM protein NirJ1 → MISITRLLCGSEYYGDSLRYRPGAGKEIHGTSPGSGPVVIWNITQSCNLKCKHCYANSESKKYEGELSPKEGLKLVDDLAAFKVPVILFSGGEPLIREDFFDLASRAAKLGIRATISTNGTLITPDTARSIKKVGISYVGISLDGLGELNDRFRGSQGAFDQALQGIRACREAGQKVGLRFTINRHNFNQIEDILYLVKEEKIPRVCFYHLVYTGRGKEMIKEDISHEETREVLDLLMEKTKEFHQKGQEKEILTVDNHADGPYIYMKMKEKDPEKAQEILELITINGGNRSGMAVGSINSLGDVYPDQFTRTHKLGSVKERSFKEIWTNEDNEFLRKLRDRKPLLKGRCSSCRWLDMCNGNFRARAEAFTGDYWETDPACFLTDEEIRAD, encoded by the coding sequence TTGATTAGTATTACCAGGCTTTTATGTGGTTCAGAATACTATGGTGACAGTTTAAGATACCGCCCTGGCGCAGGGAAAGAGATTCACGGCACATCTCCCGGCAGTGGGCCGGTAGTAATCTGGAATATTACCCAGAGCTGTAACCTGAAGTGTAAACATTGCTATGCCAATTCGGAATCGAAAAAATATGAAGGGGAACTATCCCCAAAGGAAGGTCTAAAACTAGTTGATGACCTGGCGGCTTTTAAAGTTCCGGTTATTTTATTTTCAGGAGGGGAACCCCTGATTCGGGAAGATTTTTTTGATCTGGCCTCCCGGGCCGCTAAACTGGGAATTCGGGCTACTATATCTACCAATGGGACATTGATTACTCCAGATACAGCCCGCAGCATAAAAAAAGTAGGTATCAGCTATGTGGGAATCAGCCTGGATGGCCTGGGAGAGCTTAATGACCGTTTCCGAGGCAGCCAGGGCGCCTTTGATCAGGCTCTGCAGGGGATTAGAGCCTGTCGGGAAGCGGGACAAAAGGTAGGTCTTCGCTTTACCATCAATCGTCACAATTTCAACCAGATTGAAGATATTTTATACCTTGTCAAGGAGGAGAAGATTCCCCGGGTTTGTTTTTACCACCTGGTGTATACCGGCAGGGGTAAGGAAATGATTAAGGAGGATATCTCCCACGAAGAAACCCGGGAGGTATTGGATTTGCTCATGGAAAAAACTAAAGAGTTTCACCAAAAGGGCCAGGAAAAGGAAATCCTTACGGTAGATAATCACGCGGACGGTCCATATATTTATATGAAGATGAAGGAAAAAGATCCGGAAAAAGCCCAGGAAATCCTGGAACTTATAACCATCAACGGCGGCAATCGCAGCGGTATGGCCGTGGGCTCCATAAACAGTCTTGGGGATGTATACCCGGACCAGTTCACCCGGACTCATAAACTGGGCAGCGTTAAGGAGCGTTCCTTTAAAGAAATCTGGACCAATGAAGATAACGAATTTTTAAGGAAATTGAGGGATCGAAAGCCCCTGTTAAAAGGAAGATGTTCTTCCTGCCGCTGGTTGGATATGTGTAACGGAAATTTCCGGGCCAGGGCTGAAGCCTTTACAGGAGATTATTGGGAAACAGACCCTGCCTGTTTCCTGACCGATGAAGAAATCAGGGCAGACTGA